ATTCCTGTTTCATGTAAAAGTAAAGATCTAATTCGAATATTTTCTTTATTAGAACCCTTGGTCTCTTTGACGAATTTTCCCAGGTTATCTTGAAGTGCTAACTTTTTCTCATCATAAAGCTTCATTACAGCAGGGAGTGTAGCTGATGCTTTTGTTACTGAAGCTAGGTCATAGACTGTTTCGCTTGTAACATCAGGACTCTCTCCGTAACTCAGCTTACCAAACTCCCTTTCGTAGATTATTACACCATCTTTTGCTACTAATATCTGACATCCCGGATATGCTCTCTGGCGTATACCCTCCAGTGCAATATTTTCTATATTGTCAAATAATTCTGATTTGAGTCCAACCTCCTCAGGTAAAGAGTAACTCAGTCGTATCTTTTCTGTATCTATACCTGTACCCTCCTTGAAATTTCCGGATGAAACAGGCAGCTTCCCTGTCATTCTTATACCTCCGAATATTCCCTGGGCAACACTCATCTGAGCGAACTCAGAATTATCATAGGCAACAATTACTGCGTTAGCTTTATCTGTTGCAGAACTAAATTTACTCAGATTGTAAGGTGAGGTGAAAAGAACAAAAATAATCTGTTTGCTGCTTGTAGGTATTTGAAGTGATGCTATATCACTGATCTTGTCTGAATGAATTGAAATTATTATCAGGTTATGTTTATTTAGGTCAATTATCTTGGTTGCATCTGCAGGTGACTGTACCTGATAAGAGGTAACTTCACCATATTTTTTAAGGTACTTTTGGAAAGTGTTTGATGCTGGTGCACCTATTGTAACTGATGCTATATTTCTTTTATGCAGTTCTGTAATTGGAACTAAGTTATTGTTGTTTTTTAAGAGCGTGACAGCTCCATCATAAATTTTTCTTTGCGTCCACTCAGCCTGGGATGAATTTACAGCATTTCTGACATGAGATGTGTTTATTGGTGTAAACTTATGTGCACCGGCGATGAATTTGTAAGTGAGAATCTTACGTACTTTTTCTTCAAGCATCGAAGTAGGGATTCTGCCTTCTTCAACCGCTTTCTTTACCGATTCAAACTCGTTTTTCTGATTTATGACTCCAAGTATGATATCATTCCCGGCAAGAATAGCCTTTACGCTTGCTTCATTTTGAGTAGATACCCCTTTCATTGCCATCCCGTCTGTAAATGTTAAACCAGTGTATCCCATCTCTTCTTTAAGAAGTTTGATGCCTACCTCAGGTGACAGGCTTGCCGGAAGGCCCTTGGTATTCAGTGCGGGTACGTCGAGGTGCCCTGTCATTATTCCTGATAAGCCTGCATTGATATACTTACGGAAAGGGTATAATTCAAACTGTTCTATTCTTGCTTTGTTATGTGTTATTACAGGCAAAGTTTTATGTGAGTCCTCTGATGTATCACCATGACCAGGGAAATGTTTTGCGACTGATATAACGCCATTGCTCTCCAATCCCATTGCATAGGCTATTCCTTTTCTTGAAACGTTATCAGGATTCTCTCCAAATGATCTGTTGCCAATAATCGGATTGGCAGGGTTACTGTGCACATCAATTACCGGAGCAAAATTTATGTGAATTCCCATCTCTTTACATTGACGGGCAACTTCAGACCCATATAGCTCAACTATTTTTTCATCCTGAATTGCACCAATTATCATATTCCTTGGAAATGAAGGAGCATCCTGTATTCGCATTGATAACCCCCACTCACCATCAAGAGAGATGAATAATGGAACTTTACTAAGCTCTTGTGCATAATTAGTTATACTTGCCTGCTGAGAGAGTGTTCCTTTTGAAAATAATAATCCGCCAACTTTCTGATTTTGAATATATCCTGCAATCCTTGGCTTCCAGTCGTTTCGAGACTCAACAATTGGCATAAAAAGCTGACCAATTTTTTCGTCAAGTGACATAGTAGAATATACTGAGTCTACCCAGTGGTCAACTGCTTTCTGATCTGATTGCTTGTAAAGGTTAGTTGTTACTTGTGCCGAAGTGATAAAAGTACACAAGCTTATTATAAAAAGTAGTGCTGTTCTTTTAGTCATAAATCTATTGGGCTTTTTCAAAATATAACTTTTACTCTATCACCTATAATTTTCCTGTTAAAGTAAATAATTTATCTTTTGTTCCCCTTTACTTTTTTAAGTTCGATATCCAATCTGCCAACATATACGCCTCTTCCGTTAGTCTGAAATATTGTAACTTCTTTATTATCCAGGTTTTTCCTTGTTGCAGGCTCTTTCATGTAGGTGTGACTGTGACCACCGACAATTAAATCGATGCCTTTTGTGGATTCAGCCAGATTGAGATCTGCATTAT
This window of the Lascolabacillus massiliensis genome carries:
- a CDS encoding glycoside hydrolase family 3 N-terminal domain-containing protein is translated as MTKRTALLFIISLCTFITSAQVTTNLYKQSDQKAVDHWVDSVYSTMSLDEKIGQLFMPIVESRNDWKPRIAGYIQNQKVGGLLFSKGTLSQQASITNYAQELSKVPLFISLDGEWGLSMRIQDAPSFPRNMIIGAIQDEKIVELYGSEVARQCKEMGIHINFAPVIDVHSNPANPIIGNRSFGENPDNVSRKGIAYAMGLESNGVISVAKHFPGHGDTSEDSHKTLPVITHNKARIEQFELYPFRKYINAGLSGIMTGHLDVPALNTKGLPASLSPEVGIKLLKEEMGYTGLTFTDGMAMKGVSTQNEASVKAILAGNDIILGVINQKNEFESVKKAVEEGRIPTSMLEEKVRKILTYKFIAGAHKFTPINTSHVRNAVNSSQAEWTQRKIYDGAVTLLKNNNNLVPITELHKRNIASVTIGAPASNTFQKYLKKYGEVTSYQVQSPADATKIIDLNKHNLIIISIHSDKISDIASLQIPTSSKQIIFVLFTSPYNLSKFSSATDKANAVIVAYDNSEFAQMSVAQGIFGGIRMTGKLPVSSGNFKEGTGIDTEKIRLSYSLPEEVGLKSELFDNIENIALEGIRQRAYPGCQILVAKDGVIIYEREFGKLSYGESPDVTSETVYDLASVTKASATLPAVMKLYDEKKLALQDNLGKFVKETKGSNKENIRIRSLLLHETGIVSFIPYYVTAIDKNSYTGSLFGSRSNTFHAHYAGAWGRTDYKFYPDMISSKASDEFYMPVAENMYASDKMHSALLKEVIDTPLQRVGQYRYSCLNFMLLKETVENISGVDLNNFVQNNFYDKLGSVSTTFQPLKYMSADIIAPTENDPFFRKQHLRGYVHDEGAALFGGISGNAGLFSNANDLAKLYQMWLNKGEYGGERFLSKETVELFTTAKSSISRRGMGFDKPDPRNSKANPTSPGTPIEVYGHTGFTGTCFWVDPTNNMIYIFLSNRVNPARSPDRLSSLEIRERIQEELYQALDNKKNSEISK